Proteins found in one Endomicrobiales bacterium genomic segment:
- the mtnP gene encoding S-methyl-5'-thioadenosine phosphorylase — MIDTGKLPEVKLAIIGGSGVYAIDGLKDIKTINITTPFGSPSDPITIGTIDGVSCAFLPRHGKGHRFTPSEVNSRANIFALKMLGVKKIIAISACGSLRDDYKPRHFVLPDQIFDRTKNRPLSFFSNGIVGHIAFANPFCTCLRETLHKSVRELGIEHHNGGTYVCIEGPQFSTKAESLFYQKSGFDLIGMTAIPEAKLAREAEICYAMVALITDYDAWKENDEVTPEVVLSVMKENNSNVERLIKYVLPKIGDNTACTCTIQCQNALKNAIYTAPEIISEKIKEDLAPLISKYIK, encoded by the coding sequence ATGATAGATACAGGCAAACTTCCAGAAGTAAAACTTGCAATAATTGGTGGTAGCGGTGTTTACGCTATTGATGGGCTTAAAGATATTAAAACAATAAACATAACCACGCCATTTGGTTCGCCATCGGACCCTATAACCATAGGAACTATAGACGGTGTAAGTTGCGCTTTTTTACCGCGGCATGGCAAAGGCCATAGGTTCACTCCATCTGAGGTGAACTCACGCGCGAACATATTTGCGCTAAAAATGCTGGGTGTGAAAAAAATAATTGCAATATCGGCCTGTGGTTCCTTGCGTGACGATTACAAACCACGTCATTTTGTATTGCCAGATCAAATATTTGACAGAACAAAAAACCGCCCACTTTCATTTTTTAGCAATGGGATAGTTGGACATATTGCTTTCGCAAATCCATTTTGTACTTGTTTGCGTGAAACGCTGCACAAATCGGTTAGGGAGCTTGGCATAGAACATCACAACGGCGGAACCTATGTTTGTATAGAGGGGCCTCAGTTTTCCACAAAGGCCGAGTCACTCTTTTATCAAAAAAGTGGTTTTGATTTAATTGGTATGACCGCAATACCAGAGGCAAAGCTGGCCCGTGAGGCAGAAATTTGCTACGCAATGGTCGCGCTTATAACTGATTATGACGCATGGAAAGAAAATGATGAAGTAACACCAGAAGTTGTGCTTAGCGTAATGAAAGAAAATAATAGCAATGTTGAGCGCTTAATTAAGTATGTCTTGCCAAAAATTGGAGATAACACCGCTTGTACTTGCACAATACAATGTCAGAATGCGTTAAAAAATGCTATTTATACAGCTCCTG